CCGACCCGCATGCCGTACCAGCAGTGGATCAGGGCCACGGTCAGGGCGAAGATCAGGATCTTCACGATCGAGAAGACGATGTCCCTGCCCTGGATGAACGTCGAGAAGTAGTGGTCGTACTGACCCGGTGACTGCCCGAACAAGATCACGACCGAGGCCTGCGAGGCGATGTAGGAGCCGATCAGCCCGATCAGGTAGAGCGGCAGGATCGCGACCATGCAGGCGATGACGCGGGTGGTGCAGACGTAGCGCACGGCGCTGACCGCCATCACCTCGAGGGCGTCGATCTCCTCGTGGATCTTCATCGAGCCGATCTGGGCGGTGAACCGGCAGCCGACCTGGGCGCCGAGCGCCAGGGCGGCGATGAGCGGCGCCAGCTCACGGGTGTTGACGCTCGCGGAGATGAAGCCCGTCAACGGCGCCAGGCCGACGATCTCGAGGCCGTTGAAGCCCTCGATGCCGATCGACGTGCCGGCCGCGACGGACAGCAGGATCATCACGCCGACCGTGCCGCCACCGACGAGGAGGGCACCGCTGCCCCAGGCGATGTCCTTGATCTGGCGCAGCACCTCCTTGGGGTAGAGCGCGATGGTCGCGGGGACCTCGCGGAAGACCTTGCCGGAGAAGCTGACGAACGAGCCGAGCATCGCGAGCGTGCTCATCACCGAGTCGGCGATGCCGACCAGCGCGTCGGAGAACCGGGCTCCGACGCTGCGACCGAGCTGCACCCCGGACATCAGGCACCCCCGGGGAAGAGCATCACGTAGGCCTGGGTCAGGCCGACGTTGATCACCGCGAGGATGATCACGCTGAGCACGACGGCCTGGTTGACGGCGTCGGCGACGGCCTTGGGGCCGCCGTGGGCGCTGAGTCCCTTGTGGGCGCACACGATGATCGCGACGAACCCGAACAGCAGGCCCTTGAACTCGGCGAGCACGAGGTCGCCCGGCTGGGCCAGCCCGACGAAGGAGTCGAGGTAGGTGCCCGAGGAGATCTGGCCGCCACCGACGACGATCACGAACGCGGTCGTCATGGCGGTCATCGCCACGATGATCGTCAGCAGGACCGAGACCAGCAGGGCCGCGAGGATGCGGGGCGCGACCAGGCGCTGGATCGGCGAGATGCCCATGACCTTGAGGGCGTCGATCTCCTCGCGCACGGTGCGGGCCCCGAGGTCGGCACACACGGCCGAGCCGACCGCGCCCGCGATCATCAGCGAGGTCACGAGCGGCGCACCCTGCCGGAGCACGCCGATGCCGTTGACCGCACCGATGAAGGACTGGGCGCCGATCTGGTTGGCGGCGGCACCGATCTGCACGGAGGTGATCACGCCGAACGGGATCGCGACCAGGATCGTGGGCAGCAGCGACACCCGGGTCATGAACCAGCACTGCAGCAGGAACTCCGACCACGAGAACCTGCGCGCGACGATGTCGGAGAACCCCCACTGGATGGACTCCACGGCGAGCTTGACCAGCTCCCCGGTGGTGACCACCCCGGCCCGGAACCGACCGGTCATGTTGTCGAGGAGGGATCGTCCCCCGGCGACCACGGCGCTCATCCGGGCAACCGCCTCTCGTGCATAACCACCCCTGCCTGTCTCACCGGCGGAACCGGTAGCAGCCTGCCCCCCGTGACTGACTGTTGCTCGGTGTAACACCTATCACGCAATTTGGTCACGGCCCCCGAGATGTTCACGTGGCGCCATCCGCGGACCACGACGGGGACGGTGCAGCCCGGCGGCCGCCACGAGGAACGGGATCCGGCCCCGGTGGCCCTGCCAGGGGCGGAGGTACCGGGCCAGCTCGGCGTCGTCGAACAGCCGACCCTCCAGCGCCCAGCCCACGTCCTTCGCGACGTGGTAGTCGCCGTACGAGACGGCATCGGGGTCGCCGAGCGCGCGCTGGCGGACCTCCGCGGCGGTCCACACGCCGATACCGGGCAGTGCCCGCAGCCGCGCCTCGGCCTGCTCCCCCGGCAGGCCGGCGGCCCGCTCCAGTGCCTCGGCGTGCCGGGCTGCGGTCACCACCGCACGGCTGCGGGCGGGGTCGATGTGCAGGCGCAGCCACTCCCAGGACGGGACCCGGCGCAGCGCCTCGGCGTCGGGCTGGACCATCAGGCCGAGCGCTGCGCCCGGTCCGGGTGCGGGGGTGCCGTGGCGCCGTACGAGGGCACGGAAGCCGGCGAAGGCCTCCTGGCCGGTGACCTTCTGCTCGATGATCGCCGGGACCAGGGCCTCCATGACCAGGCCGGTGCGACCGAGCCGCAGGTGCGGGTGGTGGCGCCGGGCCTCCTCGAGGACCGGGTGGCGCGGCTCGAAGCCGGACCAGTCGTCGAGCTCGCCGAGCAGCGCGGGCAGCTGGGCGATCGCCCAGTCCGCGCCCGGCCCCCAGGCCTGTGCAGTGATCGCCCCGGTCGCGTCCTGGTCGGTCACGGCGAGGGTCGCCACGCCGTCCGGCGTACGGGAGGCCCGCCAGTGCCGGCCGGCGAGCGCCAACCGGTGCGTCGGGTCACCGCCGCCGTGGCGCTGCTGACGCACCAGTGCGCCGACCGGAACGGGCCGGCCCGGGAGCCACACGCGCTCCGCGTCCGCGGCGACCGGTTCGTCCGGGGAGGTCACGGGAGCACTGTAGGGCTCGGGCAGGTCGCTGCGCTCCGAGTCGCGAGAGACTAGGCTCTCTCACCCGAGGACGAATACCTTTCGTTCTCCACCGACATTCTTCTCCAGGCTCCGGAGGGCAGTTGAGCATCGACACGACCCGCAGTCGCCGGGCCCGCCTCGACCAGGAGGCGGTCCTCCAGGCGGCAGAGGCACTCGTCGACCGTGACGGTTACGACGCCCTCACGATGACCTCGCTCGCCGCCGAGCTCGAGGCCCGGGTCTCCTCGCTCTACAACCACGTCGCGAACCTCGAGGACCTGCGCGCGCTGATCCAGGTCCGCGCGATGCGCCTGCTCGGTGACCACGTCCGCGGCGCGGCGATGGGACACGCCGGCGTCGCCGGCCTGCGCGCGCTGAGCCACGCGCTGCGCGCCTTCGCCCGCACCCACCCGCAGCGCTACGCCGCCCTCACCCGGCCGCCGATCGACCGCGAGGCGTTCTACGCCGCCGCCCTCGACGCGATCGAGGCGCTCGCCATCATGGGCCGCTCCGCCGGCCTGCCCGACGAGAGACTGCTGCAGAACGCGATGGCACTCTTCGCCTGCCTGCACGGCTTCGTGTCCCTCGAGGTCGCCGGCTACTTCGGCGACCTGTCGGGTACGAACGCCGACCTCGACCTCGACGAGGTCTACGAGCACGTCATCGACGGTGCCGTCACCGCCGCCTCCCTGGACGCCACGCGCTAGGTGTTCTGACCACGGACGTTAGGTACGGCGGGTCGGCTGGACCATGACGAAGACCTCCGGGTGAGGTGTGGAGCTACCACGCACCCACACTCACCACGGAGGTCTTCATGACCCACGCTAACGCCACCCTCACTCCAGCGGGACGCCTGCGTCTCGCCAAGCTCATCGTCGACAAGCGCTGGTCCCATGCCCGAGCTGCCGAACGGTTCTCGGTGAGCATCACGACCGCCCGGCGGTGGGCCAGCCGCTACCGCGAGTCCGGCAAGGCCGGGATGGTCGACCGCTCCTCCCGCCCGCACCACAATCCGAACCGGCTACCCCAGCGCACCGAGCGTCGGATCGTGAACCTGCGGGTGACCCGACGCTGGGGACCGGCCCGGATCGCGTACCACCTCGGCCTCAACCCATCGACCGTCGGTCAGGTCCTGCGCCGCTACGGCTGCCCACGGTTGAAGTGGACCGACCCGGCCACCGGCACCCGGATCAAGACCTCCTCACGCGACAAGAACCGCTACGAACACCCTGCGCCCGGTGACCTGGTCCACGTCGACATCAAGAAGCTCGGCCGGATCCCCAACGGCGGTGGATGGCGCGCCCACGGCCGCGGCTCGGCACAAGACCAACGCGCCGGCGCGGCGCGTGATCGCGCAGCCCGCGCCGGTGCATCGCCCTCGCGTGGCTACGCCTACCTGCACCACGCCGTGGACGACCACTCCCGGCTGGCCTACTCCGAGATCCTCACCGACGAGCGCAAGGAGACCGCAGCAGCGTTCTGGAAACGTGCCACGGTGTTCTTCGCCGCGCACGGCATCACAGTCAAGGCCGTGCTCACCGACAACGGGCCCTGCTACCGCTCACGCCTGTGGGCAAAAGCCCTCGGCAAACAGACCAAGCACCGCCGCACCCGCCCCTACCGACCGCAAACCAACGGCAAGGTCGAGCGGTTCAACCGGACCCTGCTCGAGGAATGGGCCTACGCCCACCCCTACACCTCAGAGGCCGACCGCGCGGCGACCTATCCAGAGTGGCTGCATCACTACAATCACCACCGCGGCCACACCAGCCTCAAAGGCAAGTCACCCATCGACCGCGTGCCCAACCTGCCCGGTCAGAACAGCTAGGCCTCGATCCCATGCTGCTCCGCGACCTCGTCGACGTCTCCCGCCAGGTCGCCGCGACGCGCTCGCGCAAGGAGAAGACCCGGCTGATCAGCTCGCTGCTGGTGTCTGCGGCCGCCGACGAGCGGGCCCTGGTCGCGCACTACCTCAGCGGGCGGCTCCGGCAGCGTCGTACCGGGCTCGGCTGGCGCGGTCTCCAGGCCCTCCCCTCCCCCGCGCCCGCGTCGTCGCTCGAGGTGCGCGAGGTCGACGCGGCCTTCGAGGCGATGTCGCTGCTGGCCGGCCCGGGCTCGGTCGGGCTGCGCGCGGCAGCGGTGGCGGACCTGTTCGGTCGCGCCACCGCCGTCGAGCAGGAGTGGCTGCGCGCCGTCGCCGTCGGCGAGGTCCGCCAGGGTGCGCTCGAGGCGGTCGTCACCGAGGCCCTCGCGGTCGCCGCCGACGTGCCGCTCGCCGCGGTGCGGCGTGCCGCGATGCTGGCCGGCGGGTCGACGTACGTCGTCGACGCGGCGTTCCTCGGAGCTGACGCGCTCGCCGACGTCGGCCTGACCGTCGGCCGCCCGGTGCTCCCGATGCTCGCCTCCTCCGCACCCGACGTGGCCGCGGCCATCGCCAAGGCGGGCTCGGGGACGGTGGGTGTCGACGCGAAGCTCGACGGCATCCGGATCCAGGTGCACCGCGACGGCGACGACGTCGTGGTCGCCACCCGCAGCCTCGACGACATCACCCAGCGCCTGCCCGAGGTCGTTGCCATCGCCCGCTCCCTGCCCGCCTCCCAGGTCGTGCTCGACGGCGAGGCGCTGTGGCTCACTGCGGACGGTCGCCCCCGGCCCTTCCAGGAGACGGCCTCGCGCACGTCCTCCTCGACCGTCCCCGCCGAGTCGGTGGTGACGCCGTACTTCTTCGACGTGCTGCACCTCGACGGCACCGACCTGATCGACCGTCCCGCCCACGAGCGTTGGCAGGTGCTGGAGGACCTGGTCCCCGCCGCGCACCGGGTCCAGCGCTGGATCGGCTCCGACGTCCCCGCGGCGAGCGCTTTCACCGAGTCCGTGCTGGCGTCGGGACACGAGGGCGTCGTCGTGAAGTCCCTCGACGCGCCGTACGACGCCGGCCGCCGCGGCTCGGCCTGGGTCAAGGTGAAGCCCGTCCACACCCTCGACCTGGTCGTCCTCGCCGTCGAGCACGGCTCCGGTCGCCGCCGCGGCTGGCTCTCCAACATCCACCTCGGCGCCCGCGACCCGTCCTCGCCCACCGGCTTCGTCATGCTCGGCAAGACGTTCAAGGGCATGACGGACGAGATGCTCGCCTGGCAGACCGCCCGCTTCCGCGAGCTCGAGGTCGAGGACGACGGCTGGGTGGTCACCGTCCGCCCCGAGCAGGTCGTCGAGATCGCCTTCGACGGGTTGCAGCGTTCCACCCGTTACCCCGGCGGGCTGGCGCTGCGGTTCGCCCGGGTCGTGCGGTACCGGGACGACAAGTCCGCCGACGAGGCCGACACGATCGAGACGGTGCGCGCGCTGGCGACCCCCTGACCGCGGCACCGTCTCGGTCCCGCGGAGATGTTGCAACACCGAGTTGCACGTCTCGTACACTTCCGTCATGGCGACCAACGCACCAGCCACCGATGGCCGTCGCAAGGCGGCGGCCGCGCGTCGGAAGGCACGGCAGGCGGAGATCATCGCGGCGACGCGGCAGATCTTCGACTCCAAGGGCGTGCGGGACGTCCAGATCGAGGAGATCGCGAGCGCGGTCGGGATCAACCGCGCGATCGTCTACCGGCACTTCACCGGCAAGGAGGAGCTGTTCGCGCTCACCCTGGTCGGCTACCTCGAGGAGCTGCACGACGCGATGGCGGCGGCCGCGGCGAGCGGGAGCGCCCCCGGCGAGCAGCTGGAGCGGATCGTGGGGGCGTTCGTCGACTACGGCGTCGCCCATCCCGCGTTCGTCGACTGCGCGCAGGCGCTGATGGTGCGGCCCGGTGACGAGCTGCTCGACGAGATCGCCGAGGGGCCGCTGTTCAAGCTCGGGCGCGGGATCACCTCGTGCCTGACGGTCCTGTCCGACACCCTGAGCCACGGGGTCGAGGAGGGCGCGTTCGACCTGAGCGACGACCCGGTGCTGCTCGCCAACGCGCTCTACGCCAGCGGCCTCGGCGCCCTGCAGCTGGCCCGGCTCGGGATCCTGGTCAGCGAGGCCGCGCCGGGGATCCCCACGGTCGGGCAGATCTCGGCGGCCCAGGTGCGGTCCTACATGGTGCGCTCGGCGCTCGCCCTGGTCACCGCCTGACCCGGCACGCACGAACGAACGGCCCGTCCCCCACGAGGGAGGACGGGCCGTCTCGACGAGCTCGGTCCTCAGCGCTCCATGATCGCGACGACGCCCTGGCCGCCGGCCGCGCAGACCGAGATCAGCGCCCGGCCACCGCCGTTGGCCTTGAGCAGCTTGGCCGTGTTGGCCACGATCCGGCCGCCGGTGGCGGAGAACGGGTGACCCGCGGCGAGCGAGGAGCCCTTGACGTTGAGCTTGCTGCGGTCGATCGAGCCCAGCGGCGCGTCGAGGCCCAGGCGCTCCTTGCAGAACACCGGGCTCTCCCACGCAGCGAGGGTCGAGAGCACCTGCGAGGCGAAGGCCTCGTGGATCTCGTAGAAGTCGAAGTCCTGGAGGCTCAGGCCGTTGCGCTCGAGCATCCGCGGGACGGCGTACGCCGGCGCCATCAGCAGGCCCTCGGCACCGTTGACGAAGTCGACGGCAGCGACCTCGGAGTCGACGAAGTACGCGAGCACCTCGAGGCCGTGGGCCTCGGCCCACTCGTCCGAGCCGAGCAGGACGGCGGAGGCGCCGTCGGTCAGCGGGGTCGAGTTGGCGGCGGTCATCGTGGCCGCCTCGCCCTTGCCGAAGACCGGCTTGAGCTTGGCGAGCTTCTCCAGCGAGGAGTCGGCGCGCAGGTTGTTGTCGCGCTCGAGGCCGCGGAACGGCGTGATCAGGTCGTCCTGCCAGCCCTCGTCGTAGGACGCCGCGAGGTTGTGGTGCGAGGTGACGGCCAGCTCGTCCTGGGCCTCGCGGGTGATCTGCCACTCGAGGGCGGTCAGCGCCTGGTGCTCGCCCATGGAGAGCTTGGTGCGCGGCTCGCCGTTGGACGGGATCGCGAGGCCGATGTCGCCGGGGCGGATGGTCGAGAGGATCGCGAGGCGGTCCTTGGTGGAGCGCGCGTTGTTGAGCTGGATCAGCTTCTTGCGCAGCTTCTCCGAGATCGCGATGGGCGCGTCGGAGGTGGTGTCCACGCCGCCGCCGATGCCGGAGTCGATCTGGCCGAGCTTGATCTTGTTGGCGATGTAGTTGATCGCCTGGAGGCCGGTGCCGCAGGCCTGCTGCAGGTCGATGGCCGGGGTCTCGGGGGCGAGACGGGTGCTGAGCACCGACTCGCGGACCAGGTTGAAGTCGCGGCTGTGCTTGAGCACGGCGCCACCGGCGACCTCGCCCAGGCGCTCGCCCTCCAGGCCGAAGCGCGCCACGAGGCCGTCGAGGGCAGCGGTCAGCATCTCCTGGTTGGAGGCGGTGGCGTAGGCGCCGTTGGAGCGGGCGAACGGAATGCGGTTACCGCCCAGTACGGCGGCCCGGCGAACAGTCTCGGTCATGGATCAATCCTCACGCAGCGGGGCCCTGTCGGAGAACCGATTGAGGGCGAGATCACGAAATGTGGACTCAGAGTTACACATCTAGTTACATGGTGTCATGACTGACAAGTACCAGGGCTTCGTGAGCTCCCCGATCGGCAAGCTCCTCGTCAAGAACCTCGGGCTGCCGAACCCCACCAAGCTGGACCGCTACAAGGCCGGCGACCCGCTGGTCAGCGGCACCGTCCTCGTCGGCGGTCGCGGTCGCCTGATCGAGTCCCTGCCGGGCCTGCTCGACGTGCTCGGCATCGACTCGGCGAGCGCGCAGGCCGAGGGCGAGAAGTACAAGGGCCTGGTCTTCGACGCCACCGGCATCACGACGGTCGAGCAGCTCGTCGAGCTGCAGGCGTTCTTCACCCCGGTCATGCGCAGCCTGAAGAGCTGCGCCCGCGTCGTCGTCATCGGTACGCCGCCCGCCCTGGTCGAGGGCAGCGAGGAGATCGCGCAGCGCGCCCTCGAGGGCTTCACCCGCAGCCTCGGCAAGGAGATCGGCAAGGGCGGCACCGTCCAGCTGGTCTACGTGGCCGACGGCTACGAGGACTCGGTCCTGTCCACCCTCGGCTTCCTGCTCAGCCCGAAGTCGGCCTACGTCTCGGGCCAGGTCGTCCGGATCGGCACCCACGCCGAGACCCACGGCTCGGCGCTCGCCGACTGGACCCAGCCGCTCGCCGGCAAGGTCGCCTTCGTCACCGGCGCCAGCCGCGGCATCGGCGAGGAGATCGCCCGGGTGCTGCACCGCGACGGCGCCAAGGTCGTCGGCCTCGACGTCCCGCAGGCCGCCGACGAGCTGGTCAAGGTCATGAACGAGCTCGACGGCGACTGGCTCACCC
This genomic interval from Nocardioides kongjuensis contains the following:
- a CDS encoding IS481 family transposase produces the protein MTHANATLTPAGRLRLAKLIVDKRWSHARAAERFSVSITTARRWASRYRESGKAGMVDRSSRPHHNPNRLPQRTERRIVNLRVTRRWGPARIAYHLGLNPSTVGQVLRRYGCPRLKWTDPATGTRIKTSSRDKNRYEHPAPGDLVHVDIKKLGRIPNGGGWRAHGRGSAQDQRAGAARDRAARAGASPSRGYAYLHHAVDDHSRLAYSEILTDERKETAAAFWKRATVFFAAHGITVKAVLTDNGPCYRSRLWAKALGKQTKHRRTRPYRPQTNGKVERFNRTLLEEWAYAHPYTSEADRAATYPEWLHHYNHHRGHTSLKGKSPIDRVPNLPGQNS
- a CDS encoding MlaE family ABC transporter permease; this translates as MSAVVAGGRSLLDNMTGRFRAGVVTTGELVKLAVESIQWGFSDIVARRFSWSEFLLQCWFMTRVSLLPTILVAIPFGVITSVQIGAAANQIGAQSFIGAVNGIGVLRQGAPLVTSLMIAGAVGSAVCADLGARTVREEIDALKVMGISPIQRLVAPRILAALLVSVLLTIIVAMTAMTTAFVIVVGGGQISSGTYLDSFVGLAQPGDLVLAEFKGLLFGFVAIIVCAHKGLSAHGGPKAVADAVNQAVVLSVIILAVINVGLTQAYVMLFPGGA
- a CDS encoding DNA-3-methyladenine glycosylase 2 family protein, which gives rise to MTSPDEPVAADAERVWLPGRPVPVGALVRQQRHGGGDPTHRLALAGRHWRASRTPDGVATLAVTDQDATGAITAQAWGPGADWAIAQLPALLGELDDWSGFEPRHPVLEEARRHHPHLRLGRTGLVMEALVPAIIEQKVTGQEAFAGFRALVRRHGTPAPGPGAALGLMVQPDAEALRRVPSWEWLRLHIDPARSRAVVTAARHAEALERAAGLPGEQAEARLRALPGIGVWTAAEVRQRALGDPDAVSYGDYHVAKDVGWALEGRLFDDAELARYLRPWQGHRGRIPFLVAAAGLHRPRRGPRMAPREHLGGRDQIA
- a CDS encoding ATP-dependent DNA ligase translates to MLLRDLVDVSRQVAATRSRKEKTRLISSLLVSAAADERALVAHYLSGRLRQRRTGLGWRGLQALPSPAPASSLEVREVDAAFEAMSLLAGPGSVGLRAAAVADLFGRATAVEQEWLRAVAVGEVRQGALEAVVTEALAVAADVPLAAVRRAAMLAGGSTYVVDAAFLGADALADVGLTVGRPVLPMLASSAPDVAAAIAKAGSGTVGVDAKLDGIRIQVHRDGDDVVVATRSLDDITQRLPEVVAIARSLPASQVVLDGEALWLTADGRPRPFQETASRTSSSTVPAESVVTPYFFDVLHLDGTDLIDRPAHERWQVLEDLVPAAHRVQRWIGSDVPAASAFTESVLASGHEGVVVKSLDAPYDAGRRGSAWVKVKPVHTLDLVVLAVEHGSGRRRGWLSNIHLGARDPSSPTGFVMLGKTFKGMTDEMLAWQTARFRELEVEDDGWVVTVRPEQVVEIAFDGLQRSTRYPGGLALRFARVVRYRDDKSADEADTIETVRALATP
- a CDS encoding acetyl-CoA C-acetyltransferase; this translates as MTETVRRAAVLGGNRIPFARSNGAYATASNQEMLTAALDGLVARFGLEGERLGEVAGGAVLKHSRDFNLVRESVLSTRLAPETPAIDLQQACGTGLQAINYIANKIKLGQIDSGIGGGVDTTSDAPIAISEKLRKKLIQLNNARSTKDRLAILSTIRPGDIGLAIPSNGEPRTKLSMGEHQALTALEWQITREAQDELAVTSHHNLAASYDEGWQDDLITPFRGLERDNNLRADSSLEKLAKLKPVFGKGEAATMTAANSTPLTDGASAVLLGSDEWAEAHGLEVLAYFVDSEVAAVDFVNGAEGLLMAPAYAVPRMLERNGLSLQDFDFYEIHEAFASQVLSTLAAWESPVFCKERLGLDAPLGSIDRSKLNVKGSSLAAGHPFSATGGRIVANTAKLLKANGGGRALISVCAAGGQGVVAIMER
- a CDS encoding 3-oxoacyl-ACP reductase is translated as MTDKYQGFVSSPIGKLLVKNLGLPNPTKLDRYKAGDPLVSGTVLVGGRGRLIESLPGLLDVLGIDSASAQAEGEKYKGLVFDATGITTVEQLVELQAFFTPVMRSLKSCARVVVIGTPPALVEGSEEIAQRALEGFTRSLGKEIGKGGTVQLVYVADGYEDSVLSTLGFLLSPKSAYVSGQVVRIGTHAETHGSALADWTQPLAGKVAFVTGASRGIGEEIARVLHRDGAKVVGLDVPQAADELVKVMNELDGDWLTLDITAADAPQRIAHHLKEKHGGVDIVVHNAGVTMDKKLANQTPERFGKVLQINLEAPERITAELLDQKVVNANGRIIGVASIAGIAGNLGQTSYAASKAGVIGFVDSLADRLEDGITINAVAPGFIITQMTAAVPFATREVGQRLNAMAQGGLPVDVAETIAWYASPASTAVNGNVVRVCGQMMLGA
- a CDS encoding MlaE family ABC transporter permease, which encodes MSGVQLGRSVGARFSDALVGIADSVMSTLAMLGSFVSFSGKVFREVPATIALYPKEVLRQIKDIAWGSGALLVGGGTVGVMILLSVAAGTSIGIEGFNGLEIVGLAPLTGFISASVNTRELAPLIAALALGAQVGCRFTAQIGSMKIHEEIDALEVMAVSAVRYVCTTRVIACMVAILPLYLIGLIGSYIASQASVVILFGQSPGQYDHYFSTFIQGRDIVFSIVKILIFALTVALIHCWYGMRVGGGPQAVGEATGTGIRASIVSIVLLDMVLTLVFWGGDPGFRISG
- a CDS encoding TetR/AcrR family transcriptional regulator, producing the protein MATNAPATDGRRKAAAARRKARQAEIIAATRQIFDSKGVRDVQIEEIASAVGINRAIVYRHFTGKEELFALTLVGYLEELHDAMAAAAASGSAPGEQLERIVGAFVDYGVAHPAFVDCAQALMVRPGDELLDEIAEGPLFKLGRGITSCLTVLSDTLSHGVEEGAFDLSDDPVLLANALYASGLGALQLARLGILVSEAAPGIPTVGQISAAQVRSYMVRSALALVTA
- a CDS encoding TetR/AcrR family transcriptional regulator, with translation MSIDTTRSRRARLDQEAVLQAAEALVDRDGYDALTMTSLAAELEARVSSLYNHVANLEDLRALIQVRAMRLLGDHVRGAAMGHAGVAGLRALSHALRAFARTHPQRYAALTRPPIDREAFYAAALDAIEALAIMGRSAGLPDERLLQNAMALFACLHGFVSLEVAGYFGDLSGTNADLDLDEVYEHVIDGAVTAASLDATR